The sequence GGGACCGTCCGCGAGGGCGACGAAATCGTCGTCGGCGGGATGCAAGAACCCATCGTCACCGAGGTGCGCGCGCTACTCCAGCCGAAACCGCTCGCCGAGATCCGCACCGAAAAGCAGTTCGAGCGGGTGGAGTCGGTCGCCGCCGCGGCCGGGGTGAAAATCGCCGCGCCCGACCTCGCCGACGCGATGGCCGGGGCGCCCGTCCGCGTCGTTCGCGACCGCCCCCGCGAGGACGTCATCGCCGAGGTGGAGTCCGAACTCGCGGAGATCCAGGTCGAAACCGAAGAGCAGGGCGTCGTCGTGAAAGCCGACACCCTGGGTAGTCTGGAGGCGATGGCGAACGCCCTCGTCGAGGCCGAAGTGCCGATTCTCCGCGCCGAAGTCGGGGACGTCGCCCCGCGTGACGTGGCCGTCGCGAGCACCGCCGCCGAGGACGACCACAAGGTCATCCTCGGCTTCAACGTCGACGTCCTCCCGAACGCCGAGCGGGAACTGGAGGAGAGCGATGTCCGCCTGTTCAGCGACGACGTCATCTACAAACTCATCGAGGATTACGAGGCGTTCGTCGAGGAGCGCGAACGCGCCCAGCAGGAGACGGTTCTCGACAAAATCGTCCGTCCCGCGCGCTTCCATATCCTCGACGACCACGTCTTCCGCCAGTCCGACCCCGCCGTCGTCGGCGTCGAGATACTCTCGGGGACGCTCCAGAACAACAGCCACGTCGGCTACTTCGACGGCAACGAGTTCACGCGCGTCGGCCAACTCAGCGGCATCCAGAAACAGGGCGACGACGTGGACGAGGCGAGAGCGGGCGAACGCGTCAGTGTCGCCATCGATGGGCCGACCGTCGGCCGACAGATCGAGGAAGGCGATGAACTCTGGGTCGACCTGCCCGAGAAACACGCCAAGATTCTGGAACAGGAGCTCCACGACGAGATTCCGACCGACGAACTCGAAGCCCTCAAGGGGTTCCTCGATAAGCACCGGCGGCGGGATCCGTTCTGGGGGAAGTAAGTCCCGGTATCCATCTTCCGGTAACAGACCCATATTATTCAGAGACGTTTCCTTGGGGTTCGGTGGACGAGCCACGTACGCTCGGGAAAACGTTTTAGTCCAATAATCGAGAATATCCACCGAGGTGAGTACGATGAGCGTGCAAACGACCCCCAGCGACAGTACTGTCCTACCGACGGCCCCCACTCGGGACGACCTGGTACTGCTCCTGTTGCCGTTGCCGTTGCTCTGTGGGGTGATCGGATCGGTACTCACAGGAACACCAGTCACGCTCGGCGTCGGAATCGGCAGTCTCCCCGCGGCGTTGCTCTTCCTCTATGCGATTTCGGCGGCCGCGCCGGCCGCGGTTACCGAGCGGTCGGCGTGATGCCGTCGCCGACGGCGTCCATCACTTGGAGGGCGGCGCTCGCCGCCAGTCCCCGCGCGACTTCGTCGCGTTCGTCGGCCTCAAGCCCCGATTCGAGGTCGTCGAGGTCGGGCGTGAACCCCGCGCTCACGGGGTGGCCGGCCGGCGGACGGACGGCGACGGTCGCCGTCGGCCCATTCGAACCGTAGGACAGCTCCGAACCGACGGTGTAGCTGTCGGGCAGATACGACCGGGTTCGGGAGACGATTCCCGACACGGCACGCTGGAGGGCCTGACGTTGGTCCTGTGTGAGTTCGACGTCGGTCGACGGCTTTCCGGCGTCGACTACTCCGGGTGCGCCTCCGTACGGCGTGTTTCCATTCATCCGAGTCATCAACGGTACGCGGACACCGGGTAAAAAGCCGTCGGAGCGTGTGACCCCGTCACACGGGAGCGGTCCCGATCAGTACTGGTAGTCGGTGAAGGCCATCACGGGCCCCGAATCCTCGTTGTCCTCGATCTTCGCCTTGGCGTCGAGGAAGTCGGTCATCCGGACCTCGGTGCGGTCGTCGCGGATGGCGAACATCCCGGCCTCGGTGGCCAGCGACGCGAGGTCGGCCCCGCTGTACTCGGGGAGGTCGTCGGCCAGCGCCTCGAAGTCCACGTCGTCGTCGACGTTCATGTCGCGGGTGTGGATGCGGAGGATCTGTGCGCGACCCTCGACGTTCGGCTTGGGCACTTCGATGAGGCGGTCGAACCGGCCGGGGCGGAGGATGGCCTCGTCGAGCATGTCGAAGCGGTTGGTCGCCGCCATGATGCGGATTTCGCCGCGGTCGTCGAAGCCGTCCATCTCCGAGAGCAACTGCATCATCGTCCGCTGGACTTCGGCGTCGCCGGAGGTCTTCGAGTCCGTCCGCTTGGCCGCGACGGCGTCGATTTCGTCGATGAAGATGACCGCGGGCTGGCGTTCCTCTGCGAGTTCGAACAGGTCACGCACCAGCCGCGAGCCCTCGCCGATGAACTTCCGCACCAGCTCCGAGCCGGCCATCTTGATGAAGGTGGCG comes from Haloplanus sp. XH21 and encodes:
- the infB gene encoding translation initiation factor IF-2, whose amino-acid sequence is MSDSDTRDRSEALRTPIVAVLGHVDHGKTSLLDKIRGSAVSEGEAGAITQHIGATAVPLDTISGIAGSLVDPDDFDLPGLLFIDTPGHHSFSTLRSRGGALADIAILVVDVNDGFQPQTDEALDILRRTGTPFVVAANKIDTTPGWNPQEGEPIQSTYDAQSDRARSRLDENLYEIIGQLSDGGFSADLYWRVQDFQENVGVVPVSAMTGEGVPDLLTVLMGLSQRYMKDQMAIDVEGPGAGTVLEVKDEKGFGTTLDVVMYDGTVREGDEIVVGGMQEPIVTEVRALLQPKPLAEIRTEKQFERVESVAAAAGVKIAAPDLADAMAGAPVRVVRDRPREDVIAEVESELAEIQVETEEQGVVVKADTLGSLEAMANALVEAEVPILRAEVGDVAPRDVAVASTAAEDDHKVILGFNVDVLPNAERELEESDVRLFSDDVIYKLIEDYEAFVEERERAQQETVLDKIVRPARFHILDDHVFRQSDPAVVGVEILSGTLQNNSHVGYFDGNEFTRVGQLSGIQKQGDDVDEARAGERVSVAIDGPTVGRQIEEGDELWVDLPEKHAKILEQELHDEIPTDELEALKGFLDKHRRRDPFWGK
- a CDS encoding DUF5811 family protein, coding for MNGNTPYGGAPGVVDAGKPSTDVELTQDQRQALQRAVSGIVSRTRSYLPDSYTVGSELSYGSNGPTATVAVRPPAGHPVSAGFTPDLDDLESGLEADERDEVARGLAASAALQVMDAVGDGITPTAR